The Paenibacillus pabuli DNA segment ATACCAGCTGCTGTCATACCGGCTACGGTTGCAGAACCAACGGCAATCCTTAAGATGGCTGCGATCAGCCAGGTTAAAAGGAGTGGAGAGAGGGTTGAGCCTGACATCAGATCCGAAATATATTGGTCAATATGACTGTCAATCAAAACTTGCTTAAACGCACCACCACCAGCGATGATTAAGAGGATCATTCCGATTCCACTTACAGATTCACTCAGTGAGGTCATGATCTCAGGCATTTTCTTGCCCAGATTTAATCCGAAAGTAAAAATGGCAACAATGACTGAGATTAATAAAGCCACATTCGCATTACCGATGAAATCAGTTACTGGTGAAATGGCTGATTCAGGTGCAAAAATTTCGACAACGGTTTGAAGCGCGATCAAAATGACCGGTAAAAGAGCTGTGAACAGACTGATTCCGAATTTAGGAAGCTCTTCTTCTTTGAATTCCTTGGGATTAAATAGCCCTTTTGGGATATCGATCTGTAATGCTTCTTTTTTGAACAGCTTGGTATAAACAGGACCCGCAAGGATAAATGCCGGGATCGCAATAATCATGCCTAAGATCATCGTTAATCCGATATTGGCTCCAAAGACATTCGCAACGGCTGTCGGTCCAGGATGCGGAGGAACGAATCCGTGCATAGTGATAAGGGCTGCAATAACGGGCATTCCCAGATATAGAACAGGCACACGTGCAGCTCTCGCGATGGTAAATACCAATGGAATTAATACCACCACTCCAGTTTCGAAGAATAAAGCGATTCCAACAATAGCTGCCGTAATAACCGCCGCTAGCTGAGTCCGTTTTTGACCAAAGGCACTTATCATGGTGGTGGCGATACGCTGCGCACCACCGGAATCGGTCATTAACTTCCCGAGAATTCCTCCAAAAATGATAATCATCGTTAAATGTCCGAGTGTTCCGCCTAAACCGGATTCGATGGATTCGACAGCCTGAATTGGTGTCATTCCTTCCAGTACTCCAACAGCCAGGGAAACAATAATCAAGGATATGAAAGCGTTTAACTTAAAAGCCATCATTAATATGAGCAGTAGAATGACCCCAATGGTAACGGAGATAATTGGCATATATTTTCCTCTTTTCTATATTGGCTTGATCAAGGAAACCAAAATGTAAGGAGTTCACGATTTGTTTTTTATTAGTCATTTATCAGTGTTACTCCTTACAGTTTGGCCATACTAAACTTATTTTGAATTACTTCGCACTCAACATTTCAACGACTTCTCTTAAATCCGTTTTGGTACCCACGTTTCCCGGGAAGATGACATAGGAAATTCCGGGGAATTTACTTTCGCTCCCCGTTGTCCACACCGGGATACCAGGCCGAATCTGCCCAGCAACGGTAGCTCGTTTTACTTCAAGGCCGTTCGTTCCAATATCGCTCGAGGTAATCCCACCTTTAGCAATGATATACGATGGTCTTACTTCCAAACGTTTGACAATACTCGTGACGGCATCCGAAATTTTGACCGATAGTTTTAATTCCTCTTCTTTTCTGTCTTCTCCAAGATCCAATCGTTCTCTTCTGGTATAGACAGCCACATTTTTGCCTTGAAGAATCAGTTCATTGGTTGTCTCCACAACTCTATGAAGCTCGTTCTCGAATTGATCGGGTTCCAGAACAAGGTGAACATTAAATTCAACAAATTCTACTGCACTGGACTTCTTCAGTTCTTCAAACTGTTCCGTTGTTTTTTTAACATGGGATCCAATGATGACTAATCCGCCATGATTTGTGTTATCACTCATCATTTCTTTACGCGTGAGCAGGCTTTTGTCACTAACGCCTCCGATGACCTTCGTAAGTGCAGCAGCACTTCTAAACATAAAATGTTTACCTTTATTGATGGCTCGAATTAAAGCAATGGTGAAGACTTGAACATCGGAATAGTCAACCGCATTCACGATAACTTTATTGAAGTTCTCCACTTTCAACAGCTGCTGTTCAATGAGATCAATGTTGATGGCACGCAGACTTTCAAGCGAGATGTACGTCATCTGATCGGCTTTATACTGACCATTCGATTTCTCCTCAGCCCACTCCCCTAAATGTGATTTGGTATAACCAAAGGTGCGGTCCTTGGCGAATTCGGTTTCTCCAGCAGGAACCAGTTCCGTGTCATATTGAACATAGTGAATATTATCGATTGTGAAGCGTCCGCCTTCTTTGAAGAAAGGGAGGAGTATTTCACCGTCAAACCGTATATCTGACTTTGCTTCAACGGTGTCTTTTAACACTTTAGTTTCAAGTGGATAGTGGCCTCGAAGTGTGGAATCTCCACGACTAATAATGGTGAACTCACGGTTGTTTTTCTTGGCAGCTGCTACGATATTTGCAGCAATTTCCTGGTGTGCTTTTGTCGTCTCAGCAGCTGTAAATCCACGTGAATTGGTGAGAATAAAGAACATCGAATGGTCTTCCTTAAATCCTCTGTCGATGCTATCTATGGACCAATCCGTATAGACCGAGATCCCATGTACGGTTTGAACACCCGTTGGATCATCATCCAAAACGATAATTTTGGGATTAAAGTGTTGAAGCTCTTGTTCAATCATTCCATGGATAAGGTTCGTATCAGGAGAAGGAATTTTGCTGAAAACTTCTTCTACAGATCGGTTATTTGTTTTCATGTCCAAGACCCCTTACTTCGACATTTGCTAATTTT contains these protein-coding regions:
- a CDS encoding gluconate:H+ symporter; translation: MPIISVTIGVILLLILMMAFKLNAFISLIIVSLAVGVLEGMTPIQAVESIESGLGGTLGHLTMIIIFGGILGKLMTDSGGAQRIATTMISAFGQKRTQLAAVITAAIVGIALFFETGVVVLIPLVFTIARAARVPVLYLGMPVIAALITMHGFVPPHPGPTAVANVFGANIGLTMILGMIIAIPAFILAGPVYTKLFKKEALQIDIPKGLFNPKEFKEEELPKFGISLFTALLPVILIALQTVVEIFAPESAISPVTDFIGNANVALLISVIVAIFTFGLNLGKKMPEIMTSLSESVSGIGMILLIIAGGGAFKQVLIDSHIDQYISDLMSGSTLSPLLLTWLIAAILRIAVGSATVAGMTAAGIAAPLVAATGVSPELMVLAAGAGSVTFSHVNDAGFWIYKEYFNLSIGKTIKTWSVMVTIISLVGLAGVLILDMFM
- a CDS encoding four-carbon acid sugar kinase family protein, with the protein product MKTNNRSVEEVFSKIPSPDTNLIHGMIEQELQHFNPKIIVLDDDPTGVQTVHGISVYTDWSIDSIDRGFKEDHSMFFILTNSRGFTAAETTKAHQEIAANIVAAAKKNNREFTIISRGDSTLRGHYPLETKVLKDTVEAKSDIRFDGEILLPFFKEGGRFTIDNIHYVQYDTELVPAGETEFAKDRTFGYTKSHLGEWAEEKSNGQYKADQMTYISLESLRAINIDLIEQQLLKVENFNKVIVNAVDYSDVQVFTIALIRAINKGKHFMFRSAAALTKVIGGVSDKSLLTRKEMMSDNTNHGGLVIIGSHVKKTTEQFEELKKSSAVEFVEFNVHLVLEPDQFENELHRVVETTNELILQGKNVAVYTRRERLDLGEDRKEEELKLSVKISDAVTSIVKRLEVRPSYIIAKGGITSSDIGTNGLEVKRATVAGQIRPGIPVWTTGSESKFPGISYVIFPGNVGTKTDLREVVEMLSAK